A single region of the Gammaproteobacteria bacterium genome encodes:
- a CDS encoding PD-(D/E)XK nuclease family protein → MTLTASDRLARALREDDSIARRAGGSSVWEAPAIFSLRQWIQTTWAAGWPQEQLLHASQELALWRDAIAADEAGAALLAPLSAAREARRADQLAIRYRVGLESADTSHSGSMREDHAAFLRWRQRVHARMRRERWISGAQLPEALARRIDSGMESVPARIRLAGFVNAPAPNEQALLDSLRAAGSDIEWTTPDAPPSHVLAQRPADAEAQFRNIALAIRAQLAPCAGQTQAPPRIVVALPDPDGRRELLESSFRPILAPWLEQASEGPRPCPWRWDSGRPLADQPYIDAALAVCELRLQGNAPASISRLLLSSAIWTDAERLSLARSDERLRDRGWPQIRMPRLLEVLAPPMRERFEALANTIRSASARALPSDWARHYGERLETLGWPGSMALDSASFQTLREWPRLLARFSAMDGQLGRVNAGEALLWLRELARATRFEVRADHLQPILLMRLDEAASLPCDVLHVADLDATAIPLPAEASAYLPLELQIAAGVPGAAPAQTLERARALASALQTRAPQVCLYCPDVDERGAERLPSSLFTAASSWQTEPSPRLASALDHETAAGSRALIPASDPVPAVSSEELAGLRADSGLFRAWFESPFFAFCLYRLGVRGLELPRRGLDPRTQGNVVHGVLESVWAQLHDSAGLSARDAAALGAMVGESLDRLLVQQMPVADYGAVQVSLERERIADVVAQWLAHERRRVDAFTVERLESPIETVVGGLPLRLRIDRIDRISTPDGERWMVLDYKTGREADPRGWNVDRMSEPQLPLYASHAVGAATGVPRVDAICFAHLKDGHPALSALSNWREKLIEADTGRIKHDWDELLSLWRAGLEQAARGFLAGEAVLRPDVNARSNYAELLTLAGRDLDDGE, encoded by the coding sequence TTGACCCTCACCGCCAGCGATCGCCTCGCCAGAGCCCTGCGCGAAGACGATTCCATTGCACGGCGTGCCGGCGGCAGCTCCGTCTGGGAGGCGCCCGCGATCTTCAGCCTGCGCCAGTGGATACAGACCACCTGGGCCGCCGGCTGGCCACAGGAACAGCTGCTGCATGCCAGTCAGGAACTGGCGCTGTGGCGTGACGCCATCGCCGCCGACGAGGCCGGCGCGGCGCTGCTGGCGCCGCTGTCGGCGGCGCGTGAGGCACGGCGCGCCGATCAGCTCGCGATCCGCTATCGCGTGGGTCTGGAGTCCGCGGACACCAGCCATTCCGGCAGCATGCGCGAGGATCACGCCGCGTTTCTGCGCTGGCGACAGCGCGTACACGCACGCATGCGGCGCGAACGCTGGATCAGCGGCGCACAACTGCCGGAAGCGCTGGCACGGCGCATCGACAGCGGCATGGAATCGGTGCCCGCGAGAATCCGGCTGGCGGGATTCGTCAATGCGCCTGCACCCAACGAACAGGCGCTGCTGGACAGCCTGCGTGCGGCCGGCAGTGACATCGAGTGGACGACGCCGGACGCGCCACCCAGCCACGTGCTCGCGCAGCGACCGGCCGATGCCGAAGCGCAATTCCGCAACATCGCCCTGGCGATCCGCGCGCAGCTCGCCCCGTGCGCCGGGCAAACCCAGGCGCCACCCCGCATCGTGGTCGCATTGCCCGACCCGGATGGCCGACGCGAACTGCTTGAATCGAGTTTCCGGCCGATCCTGGCGCCGTGGCTGGAACAGGCCAGCGAAGGGCCACGCCCCTGCCCCTGGCGCTGGGACAGCGGTCGCCCCCTGGCCGACCAGCCCTACATCGACGCGGCGCTGGCGGTCTGCGAACTGCGTCTGCAGGGCAATGCGCCGGCCTCGATCAGCCGCCTGCTGCTGTCGTCCGCAATCTGGACGGACGCCGAACGACTGTCCCTGGCGCGCAGCGACGAGCGCCTGCGCGATCGCGGCTGGCCGCAGATCCGCATGCCGCGCTTGCTCGAAGTGCTGGCGCCGCCGATGCGTGAACGCTTCGAGGCGCTGGCGAACACGATCCGATCGGCCAGCGCGCGCGCCCTGCCCAGCGACTGGGCCAGGCACTACGGCGAACGACTGGAGACACTGGGCTGGCCCGGTTCGATGGCACTGGATTCCGCTTCGTTCCAGACCCTGCGCGAATGGCCGCGCCTGCTCGCCCGATTCTCGGCGATGGACGGCCAGCTTGGCCGCGTCAATGCCGGGGAAGCCCTGCTGTGGTTGCGCGAGCTGGCCCGCGCGACGCGCTTCGAAGTCCGCGCCGATCACCTGCAACCGATTCTGCTGATGCGGCTCGACGAGGCCGCGAGCCTGCCCTGCGACGTGCTCCACGTCGCCGACCTCGACGCCACCGCGATCCCGCTGCCGGCCGAGGCCTCGGCCTATCTGCCGCTGGAGCTGCAGATCGCCGCCGGCGTGCCGGGTGCCGCGCCGGCGCAGACCCTGGAGCGTGCACGCGCGTTGGCGAGTGCCTTGCAGACGCGCGCGCCGCAGGTCTGCCTGTACTGCCCGGACGTGGACGAACGCGGCGCCGAGCGGCTGCCGTCCTCGCTGTTCACGGCGGCATCCTCCTGGCAGACCGAACCCTCGCCGCGACTGGCCAGCGCACTGGATCACGAAACCGCGGCCGGTTCGCGCGCGCTGATTCCCGCGAGCGATCCGGTGCCGGCCGTGTCCAGCGAGGAACTCGCCGGGCTGCGTGCCGATTCCGGTCTGTTCCGGGCCTGGTTCGAATCGCCGTTCTTCGCGTTCTGCCTGTATCGCCTGGGCGTGCGCGGCCTGGAACTGCCGCGTCGCGGACTCGATCCGCGCACGCAGGGCAATGTCGTGCACGGCGTGCTCGAAAGCGTCTGGGCGCAATTGCACGACAGCGCGGGACTGTCCGCGCGCGACGCCGCAGCGCTGGGCGCGATGGTCGGCGAATCGCTGGATCGGCTGCTGGTGCAGCAGATGCCGGTGGCGGACTACGGCGCGGTGCAGGTCTCGCTGGAACGAGAGCGCATCGCCGACGTTGTCGCGCAATGGCTGGCGCACGAACGCCGACGGGTCGACGCCTTTACGGTCGAACGCCTCGAATCGCCGATCGAAACCGTGGTCGGCGGCCTGCCGCTGCGTCTGCGCATCGACCGTATCGACCGCATCAGCACACCCGACGGCGAACGCTGGATGGTGCTGGACTACAAGACCGGCCGCGAGGCCGACCCGCGCGGCTGGAACGTGGATCGCATGAGCGAACCGCAACTGCCGCTGTACGCCAGCCACGCGGTCGGCGCTGCCACCGGCGTGCCGCGCGTGGACGCGATCTGCTTCGCGCACCTCAAGGACGGACATCCGGCCTTGTCGGCGTTGAGCAACTGGCGCGAAAAGCTGATCGAGGCCGACACCGGCCGTATCAAACACGACTGGGACGAACTGCTGTCGCTGTGGCGCGCCGGTCTGGAACAGGCGGCGCGCGGCTTTCTTGCAGGCGAGGCAGTGCTGCGTCCGGACGTGAATGCGCGCTCCAACTACGCCGAGCTGCTGACGCTGGCGGGACGCGATCTGGACGACGGCGAATGA